One window of Corynebacterium doosanense CAU 212 = DSM 45436 genomic DNA carries:
- the pth gene encoding aminoacyl-tRNA hydrolase yields the protein MNGVTDSPVLVVALGNPGPNYAATRHNVGVMALEEMLDRSRASLSSHKRTNTEVAEIRLGSRKVILARTREFMNLSGGPVKALASYFGVSVKDIVVLHDELELDFAAVRLRQGGGDHGHNGLKSVTKSLGTKDYQRLSIGIGRPPGRMDPAAFVLKPFSKSEAAELPIICADAVDELERFLA from the coding sequence ATGAACGGCGTGACTGACTCCCCCGTTCTTGTCGTGGCCCTGGGCAACCCCGGCCCCAACTACGCCGCCACCCGCCACAACGTGGGTGTCATGGCCCTGGAAGAGATGCTCGACCGCTCACGCGCCTCGCTCTCCTCCCACAAACGCACCAACACCGAGGTCGCGGAGATCCGCCTGGGTTCCAGGAAAGTCATCCTCGCGCGCACGCGAGAGTTCATGAACCTCTCCGGTGGGCCCGTTAAGGCGCTGGCCAGTTATTTTGGCGTTTCCGTTAAGGACATCGTGGTGCTTCACGACGAGCTCGAGCTCGACTTCGCCGCTGTGCGCCTGCGGCAGGGCGGCGGCGATCACGGGCACAACGGCCTGAAGTCGGTGACCAAGTCCCTGGGCACGAAGGACTACCAGCGGCTGAGCATCGGCATAGGAAGACCGCCGGGGCGCATGGACCCAGCGGCGTTTGTGCTCAAACCGTTCTCGAAGTCCGAGGCGGCGGAGCTGCCCATCATCTGCGCGGACGCGGTGGATGAGCTGGAGCGTTTCCTGGCCTAA
- a CDS encoding nitronate monooxygenase, translating to MSVVTELSVPIIAAPMAGGPSTSELARAVSQAGGLGFLGTGTMSAEEAATQMASCAGTRVGVNLFAPQEPLASVDEVWDFVREVGVDVDKLPNIDYTFGWDAKLAAVISHRPAVASTMFGPFSRAEVDRLHDAGIEAWVTVTTPDDAATAERLGVDAVIVQGPEAGGHRGTWDVAVEPDWRPLTELLDAVKVGVPVIAAGGVTEKNIGRILEKADAVSCGSAFLLAEEAGTSEANRELLRKGGESVSTRAFSGRYARGLATEFTRTHDVAPIYPWVNPLLKPRRSEPDFAYCLAGLEWARETEPAADIVRRLSAAR from the coding sequence ATGAGTGTTGTCACCGAACTTTCCGTCCCCATCATCGCCGCGCCCATGGCGGGCGGGCCGAGCACCTCCGAACTCGCCCGGGCGGTGTCGCAGGCCGGAGGGCTGGGGTTTCTCGGCACCGGGACGATGAGCGCCGAGGAGGCCGCGACGCAGATGGCCTCCTGCGCGGGCACCCGGGTCGGCGTCAACCTTTTCGCACCGCAGGAACCTCTCGCCTCCGTGGACGAGGTGTGGGATTTTGTGCGGGAGGTGGGAGTGGACGTCGATAAGCTCCCGAACATCGACTACACCTTCGGGTGGGACGCCAAGTTGGCGGCGGTTATTAGTCATCGGCCAGCGGTGGCCAGCACCATGTTCGGCCCGTTCAGCCGCGCGGAGGTGGACCGGCTGCACGACGCCGGGATCGAGGCGTGGGTCACCGTCACCACCCCCGACGACGCGGCGACGGCGGAGCGCCTCGGCGTGGACGCGGTCATCGTCCAGGGGCCCGAGGCGGGCGGGCACCGCGGGACGTGGGACGTCGCGGTGGAACCGGACTGGCGGCCGCTGACCGAGCTGCTGGACGCGGTCAAGGTCGGAGTTCCCGTGATCGCCGCCGGAGGAGTGACGGAGAAGAACATCGGGCGCATCCTCGAGAAGGCCGACGCCGTTTCCTGCGGCTCCGCGTTTCTCCTGGCGGAGGAAGCGGGCACCTCAGAGGCCAACCGTGAGTTGCTCAGAAAGGGCGGCGAGTCGGTGAGTACACGTGCCTTCTCGGGGAGATATGCCCGGGGCCTGGCCACGGAGTTCACCCGCACCCACGACGTCGCGCCGATCTACCCCTGGGTCAACCCGCTGCTCAAACCCCGGCGTTCGGAGCCGGACTTCGCCTACTGCCTCGCCGGCCTGGAATGGGCGCGGGAGACCGAGCCTGCCGCGGACATCGTCCGTCGACTGAGCGCCGCGAGATAA
- a CDS encoding cytochrome P450 — protein MSDHTSSSGCPFVNKEQSANFLANGYLTQSKLRHAAGLAPDSQTPIRTRAMFKEATLIRGEGGVDAFYDSSRMKRGGAMPKFIQGPLFGEGAVHTLDGEEHSVRKNQLADVAYVDENVADFGAVVDEELHTLLDEWAAGEHTDVHTGAALAYGRAAFRWAGVELPRDEADEKSLQMTQLLDGFGHLGPGHIQARLNRRRLDAWYENLITEARSGTRTAPSGTALDAMANLRGVDGELIDAKTAGIELQNLTRPTIAVARFAAFAAVALVENPEWVQRIRAEQSGCSFLGGREAVAFAQEVRRIFPFVPMLPAMATEDTEIMGCPVNKDERVALDFYGTLTDPNHWENPETFDPQRFLDMEGLETLEDYEKIKAFIPQGGAEVRTGHRCPGEKIAVTALTATVVALCQDNVSISGSPEDRTFDWTQVLTRPDTGVRVRVTRR, from the coding sequence ATGTCTGACCACACCTCGTCCTCCGGTTGCCCCTTCGTCAACAAAGAACAGTCCGCCAACTTCCTCGCCAACGGTTACCTCACCCAGTCCAAGCTGCGCCATGCCGCCGGGCTGGCCCCCGATTCGCAGACGCCGATCCGCACCCGCGCGATGTTCAAGGAGGCGACTCTCATCCGCGGAGAGGGCGGTGTCGACGCCTTCTACGACTCGTCGCGGATGAAACGTGGCGGCGCGATGCCCAAGTTCATCCAGGGCCCGCTCTTCGGCGAGGGTGCCGTGCACACCCTCGACGGTGAGGAGCACAGCGTGCGCAAGAACCAGCTGGCCGACGTCGCCTACGTCGACGAGAACGTCGCGGATTTCGGCGCCGTCGTCGACGAGGAGCTTCACACGCTTCTCGACGAGTGGGCCGCCGGTGAGCACACCGACGTGCACACCGGAGCTGCGCTGGCCTACGGTCGCGCCGCGTTCCGCTGGGCCGGGGTCGAACTGCCCCGCGACGAGGCGGACGAGAAGTCCCTGCAGATGACCCAGCTTCTCGACGGTTTCGGCCACCTGGGCCCGGGCCACATCCAGGCGCGGCTCAACCGTCGTCGCCTGGACGCCTGGTACGAGAACCTCATCACCGAGGCACGCTCCGGAACCCGGACCGCCCCCTCGGGCACCGCCCTCGACGCCATGGCCAACCTCCGCGGAGTGGACGGCGAGCTCATCGACGCCAAGACGGCCGGCATCGAGCTGCAGAACCTCACCCGCCCGACCATCGCCGTCGCCAGGTTCGCCGCCTTCGCCGCCGTGGCTCTGGTGGAGAACCCGGAATGGGTCCAGCGCATCCGCGCCGAGCAGTCCGGTTGCTCCTTCCTGGGCGGGCGCGAGGCCGTGGCGTTCGCCCAGGAGGTCCGCCGGATCTTCCCGTTCGTGCCCATGCTGCCCGCGATGGCCACGGAGGACACCGAGATCATGGGGTGCCCGGTGAACAAGGACGAGCGTGTCGCCCTTGACTTCTACGGCACCCTCACCGACCCCAACCACTGGGAGAACCCCGAGACCTTCGACCCGCAGCGATTCCTCGACATGGAGGGCCTTGAGACGCTGGAGGACTACGAGAAGATCAAGGCGTTCATCCCGCAGGGTGGCGCGGAGGTCCGCACGGGCCACCGGTGCCCGGGCGAGAAGATCGCGGTGACGGCTCTGACCGCGACCGTGGTGGCGTTGTGCCAGGACAACGTCTCCATCTCCGGTTCCCCGGAGGATCGCACGTTCGACTGGACGCAGGTGCTCACCAGGCCGGATACCGGTGTGAGGGTCCGGGTTACCCGTCGATAG
- a CDS encoding HNH endonuclease signature motif containing protein — protein MYATPDLQDHHDRYSRAYFSTEVDDPAAQVAADLRRLEYELWASLLPGDDADLAISVLGIQRLTGKGPRQIDNILSAMHRLKELPFVCELQEITHRLDMSRLIAIDLALSKLSDDELIAQIDRKLALYLMPTRANQILPTSGQIRRRICDWIRLYAPKLDVDKKPAAPEPPAFIAVHDENGRSYLNLDAATDVALQIENAVRERAREAGCSEGEALRDLVTGAAKVRIILNVYRAHDVEDAPAYVFGVGWLTPEASDRLADAATQVRDMDEAAEKVSPAYRTPDDIRAYVIGRDGTCRGPGHGRSTEHAQMDHAVDFADGGCTCAANLSSLCPTCHNIKTDGRMFPVIFPGGEIAWLFEDGTWVLVEPEGPLSRKARNWVQTLGQRITQRRAYHRVPEKEDPSPPPSPQW, from the coding sequence ATGTATGCCACACCCGACCTCCAGGACCACCACGACAGATACTCCCGCGCCTACTTCTCCACGGAGGTGGATGATCCGGCAGCGCAGGTTGCTGCCGACCTCCGCCGGCTCGAGTACGAACTCTGGGCCTCACTACTTCCCGGGGACGACGCAGACCTTGCCATCTCGGTGCTGGGCATCCAGCGCCTCACCGGCAAAGGGCCCCGCCAGATAGACAACATCCTCAGCGCGATGCACCGTCTGAAGGAACTGCCTTTCGTCTGCGAGCTGCAGGAGATCACCCACCGGCTCGACATGTCGCGCCTCATCGCCATCGATCTCGCGCTGAGCAAACTCAGCGACGACGAGCTGATCGCACAGATCGACCGCAAGCTCGCGTTGTACCTCATGCCCACCCGGGCGAATCAGATTCTGCCCACCTCCGGGCAGATCCGCCGACGCATCTGTGACTGGATCCGCCTCTACGCCCCCAAGCTCGACGTGGACAAAAAACCCGCCGCCCCGGAGCCGCCGGCCTTCATCGCGGTCCACGACGAGAACGGGCGCTCCTACCTCAACCTCGACGCCGCCACCGACGTGGCGCTGCAGATCGAGAACGCGGTGCGCGAGCGCGCCCGGGAAGCCGGCTGCAGCGAGGGCGAGGCGCTCCGTGATCTCGTCACCGGTGCGGCCAAGGTGCGCATCATCCTCAACGTCTACCGCGCGCACGACGTGGAGGACGCCCCGGCGTACGTCTTCGGGGTCGGGTGGCTGACGCCCGAGGCCAGCGACCGTCTCGCCGATGCCGCGACCCAGGTCCGGGACATGGACGAGGCGGCCGAGAAGGTGTCCCCGGCCTACCGGACTCCCGATGACATCCGGGCCTACGTCATCGGGAGGGACGGCACGTGCCGCGGGCCGGGGCACGGCAGGAGCACCGAGCACGCACAGATGGACCACGCGGTGGACTTCGCCGACGGCGGGTGCACGTGTGCGGCGAACCTGTCGTCGCTGTGCCCGACGTGCCACAACATCAAGACCGACGGCCGGATGTTCCCGGTCATCTTCCCCGGGGGTGAGATCGCCTGGCTCTTCGAGGACGGCACCTGGGTGCTGGTGGAGCCGGAGGGGCCGCTCTCCCGCAAGGCCAGGAACTGGGTCCAGACCCTCGGGCAGCGGATCACCCAGCGTCGGGCGTATCACCGGGTCCCGGAGAAGGAGGATCCTAGTCCGCCACCATCGCCTCAATGGTGA
- a CDS encoding peptide chain release factor 3: MSTTAVEASRRRTFAVIAHPDAGKSTLTEALALHAHIINEAGAVHGKGNRKATVSDWMEMEKDRGISIASSALQFEYLPEDQTGEPYMINLVDTPGHSDFSEDTYRVLSAVDAAVMLIDAAKGLEPQTLKLFRVCKARGLPIITVVNKWDRVGREPLALVDEIVNEIGLQPTPLYWPVGEAGDFRGLAHVAEDGEVDQYVNFLRTAGGATIAPEEFFSPDEADAKEGDVWETAVEEAELLAADGAVHDQELFENCETSPLIFASAMLNFGVHQILDTLCEIAPAPRSRDADSRAVEASTSAMDDHRDVDEDFSGVVFKVQAGMDRNHRDTLAFMRVVSGEFERGMQVTHAQSGRTFSTKYALTVFGRTRSTVETAFPGDIVGLVNAGSLAPGDTLYSGRKVQYPPMPQFAPEHFRTLRAKSLGKYKQFRKALEQLDAEGVVQILRNDLRGDAAPVMAAVGPMQFEVMQARMENEYNVETVTEPIPYSVARKTDAASADVLGRQRGVEIFTRTDGQLIALFGDKWKLAFVEKEHPELTIEAMVAD; the protein is encoded by the coding sequence ATGAGCACCACCGCTGTAGAAGCCTCCCGCCGCCGCACTTTCGCCGTCATCGCCCACCCCGACGCGGGTAAGTCGACCCTGACGGAGGCGCTGGCGCTGCACGCGCACATCATCAACGAGGCCGGCGCCGTGCACGGTAAGGGCAACCGCAAGGCCACCGTCTCTGACTGGATGGAGATGGAGAAGGACCGCGGCATCTCCATCGCCTCCTCGGCCCTGCAGTTCGAGTACCTCCCCGAGGACCAGACCGGCGAGCCCTACATGATCAACCTGGTGGACACGCCCGGTCACTCCGACTTCTCCGAGGACACCTACCGCGTGCTCTCCGCGGTCGACGCCGCGGTGATGCTCATCGACGCCGCCAAGGGCCTCGAGCCCCAGACTCTCAAACTCTTCCGGGTGTGCAAGGCCCGCGGGCTGCCCATCATCACCGTGGTCAACAAGTGGGACCGCGTCGGCCGGGAGCCCCTGGCGCTTGTCGACGAAATCGTCAACGAGATCGGCCTGCAGCCCACCCCGCTGTACTGGCCGGTCGGTGAGGCCGGCGACTTCCGCGGCCTCGCGCACGTCGCGGAGGACGGCGAAGTGGACCAGTACGTCAACTTCCTGCGCACCGCGGGCGGCGCCACCATTGCACCCGAGGAGTTCTTCTCCCCCGACGAGGCCGACGCCAAGGAGGGTGACGTGTGGGAAACGGCCGTCGAGGAGGCGGAGCTGCTCGCCGCGGACGGCGCCGTGCACGACCAGGAGCTCTTCGAGAACTGCGAGACCTCCCCCCTCATCTTCGCCTCCGCGATGCTCAACTTCGGCGTGCACCAGATCCTGGACACGCTCTGCGAGATCGCCCCGGCCCCCCGATCGCGCGACGCCGACTCCCGGGCCGTCGAGGCGTCGACGAGCGCCATGGATGATCACCGCGACGTCGACGAGGATTTCTCCGGCGTGGTGTTCAAGGTGCAGGCCGGCATGGACCGCAATCACCGGGACACTCTGGCCTTCATGCGGGTGGTCTCCGGCGAGTTCGAGCGCGGCATGCAGGTCACCCACGCGCAGTCCGGTCGCACCTTCTCCACGAAATACGCGCTGACCGTGTTCGGGCGCACCCGCTCCACCGTGGAGACGGCGTTCCCCGGCGACATCGTCGGCCTGGTCAACGCCGGCTCCCTCGCCCCCGGCGACACCCTCTATTCCGGCCGCAAGGTGCAGTACCCGCCCATGCCCCAGTTCGCCCCGGAGCACTTCCGCACGCTGCGCGCGAAGTCGCTGGGCAAGTACAAGCAGTTCCGCAAGGCGCTAGAGCAGCTCGACGCCGAGGGCGTGGTGCAGATCCTGCGCAACGACCTGCGTGGCGACGCCGCCCCGGTCATGGCCGCCGTCGGCCCCATGCAGTTCGAGGTCATGCAGGCCCGCATGGAGAACGAGTACAACGTCGAGACGGTCACCGAGCCGATCCCCTACTCCGTCGCCCGCAAGACCGACGCGGCTTCTGCCGACGTCCTCGGCCGCCAGCGTGGAGTCGAGATCTTCACCCGGACGGACGGCCAGCTCATCGCCCTGTTCGGCGACAAGTGGAAGCTCGCCTTCGTGGAGAAGGAGCACCCGGAGCTCACCATTGAGGCGATGGTGGCGGACTAG
- a CDS encoding DNA alkylation repair protein, whose protein sequence is MSAHTSVVRMLDIPAIEKALAGAADPAKAAGMSAYMRGQFPFLGVPAGPRRAVTKGLLPREVDWDGIFQLLDHHEQREFHYVAGDAINRAALTRADLPQLCRFLTTKSWWDTVDLVARKVGSVAEPGDMREWAVDENLWVRRVAIIHQLGRGVDTHLLGEIIGRNLGSGEFFLDKAIGWALRDASKHHPEWVLRYVAETDLSALSRREALKWLKAQDRC, encoded by the coding sequence ATGAGCGCTCATACTAGCGTGGTGCGCATGCTCGACATCCCCGCAATAGAGAAGGCACTGGCCGGTGCGGCCGACCCGGCGAAGGCCGCCGGCATGTCCGCCTACATGCGCGGGCAGTTCCCCTTTCTCGGCGTGCCGGCCGGGCCGCGCCGGGCCGTGACAAAGGGCCTGCTGCCCCGGGAGGTCGACTGGGACGGCATCTTCCAGCTCCTGGACCACCACGAGCAGCGGGAGTTCCACTACGTGGCGGGGGACGCGATCAACCGCGCGGCCCTGACTCGCGCGGATCTCCCCCAGCTGTGCAGGTTCCTCACCACAAAATCCTGGTGGGACACCGTCGACCTGGTGGCCAGGAAGGTTGGTTCGGTAGCGGAGCCGGGCGACATGCGCGAGTGGGCGGTCGACGAGAACCTGTGGGTGCGGAGGGTGGCGATCATCCATCAGCTGGGAAGGGGCGTCGATACGCATCTTCTCGGGGAGATCATCGGGAGGAACCTGGGGTCGGGGGAGTTTTTCCTGGACAAGGCCATCGGGTGGGCGCTGCGCGACGCGTCCAAACACCACCCCGAGTGGGTGCTCCGGTACGTGGCGGAGACCGACCTCAGCGCGCTGAGTCGCCGGGAGGCCCTCAAGTGGTTGAAAGCGCAGGATCGGTGCTAG
- a CDS encoding SDR family NAD(P)-dependent oxidoreductase, translated as MNQPRTVLITGASDGIGRSAATLLADSRPDTRLILVGRNPDKTRDIADRLGTEHFTADFADLGQVRTLAEDVLSTTDRIDVLANNAGGIFSGPEITGDDFEKTWQVNVVAPWLLTNLLRRPLRESRANVVSTSSIAAFLFARFRADDPGTRENFTDSRAYGTAKLGDAMMTAELAKRFPELGPVAFHPGVIASNFAQESPSAMRSFYRLLDRTGLAGPDGGGRRLAHFIEGTPGVHFERGRFYLRPGLPAPLATRQASAVFRDLDEQLGLSWD; from the coding sequence ATGAATCAGCCAAGAACAGTCCTCATCACCGGCGCCTCCGACGGCATCGGCAGGTCCGCCGCCACGTTGCTCGCCGACTCCCGCCCCGACACCCGCCTCATCCTGGTCGGGCGCAACCCGGACAAGACCCGGGACATCGCGGACCGTCTCGGAACCGAGCACTTCACCGCGGACTTCGCGGACCTCGGGCAGGTGCGCACGCTCGCAGAAGACGTCCTCTCCACCACCGACCGCATCGATGTCCTGGCCAATAATGCCGGCGGCATCTTTAGCGGCCCCGAGATCACCGGTGATGACTTCGAGAAGACCTGGCAGGTCAACGTCGTCGCCCCCTGGCTGCTCACCAACCTGCTGCGCAGGCCATTGCGTGAATCCCGGGCGAATGTGGTGTCCACGTCGTCGATAGCCGCCTTCCTTTTCGCCCGCTTCAGGGCCGATGATCCGGGGACCAGGGAGAACTTCACCGACTCCCGGGCCTACGGCACCGCCAAACTCGGCGACGCGATGATGACCGCCGAGCTGGCGAAACGATTCCCGGAGCTGGGCCCCGTCGCCTTCCACCCGGGGGTCATCGCCTCCAACTTTGCGCAGGAATCCCCCTCGGCAATGCGGAGCTTCTACCGACTGCTCGACCGCACCGGGCTCGCCGGCCCCGACGGCGGCGGCAGGCGCCTGGCCCACTTCATCGAGGGCACCCCCGGCGTCCACTTCGAACGCGGGCGTTTCTATCTCCGCCCGGGCCTGCCCGCTCCCCTGGCGACACGGCAGGCTTCCGCCGTCTTCCGTGACCTCGACGAACAACTGGGACTCAGCTGGGACTGA
- the pth gene encoding aminoacyl-tRNA hydrolase, with protein MFSFPRFFRPRPSLPDASWLIVGLGNPGPKYESTRHNVGFLAVDDYDADWSHRPEYRAETATLGDVLLVRPMTFMNLSGEAVGALARALEIPADHVVVIHDELDLPAGTVRLKAGGNENGHNGLKSITEHLGTRDYLRVRIGIGRPPAGVPVPDYVLGGVDKPMSAEAAEAARLITEVGLQKAQNEIHLRQR; from the coding sequence GTGTTTTCGTTTCCCAGATTCTTCCGTCCCCGCCCCTCCCTGCCGGACGCCTCCTGGCTCATCGTCGGCCTGGGCAACCCCGGCCCGAAGTACGAGTCCACCCGGCACAACGTCGGGTTTCTCGCGGTGGACGACTACGACGCCGACTGGTCCCATCGCCCGGAGTACCGGGCGGAGACCGCCACGCTGGGTGACGTCTTGCTGGTCAGGCCGATGACCTTCATGAACCTTTCGGGCGAGGCCGTTGGCGCGCTGGCCCGGGCCCTGGAGATCCCAGCCGACCACGTGGTGGTCATCCACGACGAATTGGATCTGCCCGCCGGGACCGTGCGCCTGAAGGCCGGGGGCAACGAGAACGGCCACAACGGGCTGAAGTCCATCACCGAGCACCTGGGCACCCGCGACTACCTCCGGGTGCGGATCGGGATCGGTCGGCCCCCCGCCGGTGTCCCGGTACCGGACTACGTGCTCGGGGGCGTCGATAAGCCCATGTCAGCCGAGGCGGCCGAGGCTGCCCGCCTGATTACCGAGGTGGGCCTGCAGAAGGCCCAGAACGAGATCCACTTGCGTCAGCGGTAG
- a CDS encoding C4-dicarboxylate transporter DctA codes for MSTPAGKDLPVADLVADSPQIAVKGPKKDRTHWLYISVIIAIIAGVAVGLLAPETGTDLKVLGTMFIQLIKMIIAPVIFCTIVLGIGSVRSAATVGKAGGIALAYFITMSTFALGVGLIVGNIIEPGDGLNIEPAAAGGAAHTNSAIAMIQHIIPESFFSAFTGYAVGEDVTMKVDVLQVLFIAVLVGFATQALGKDGEPILRFVAALQKLIFKILNWILWLAPIGAFGAMAGVVGQTGLDAVIQLGILILAFYLTCIIFIFGVLGAVLKIFTGQSIFKLCRYLSREFLLIFATSSSESALPNLMRKMEHLGVHKSTVGIVVPTGYSFNLDGTAIYLTMAAIFISDAMSMPMELGEQIGLLLFMMVASKGAAGVSGAGIATLTAGLQVHRPDLVDGVGILVGIDKFMSEARALTNFAGNSVATLLVGTWTRTVDKEQVVRVLNGQDPYIETELDDGHGSFRSDPTVVDPAHERLQPTPQINVDAYTER; via the coding sequence ATGTCCACACCCGCCGGAAAGGATCTGCCCGTCGCCGATCTCGTCGCCGACAGCCCGCAGATCGCCGTCAAAGGTCCGAAGAAGGACCGCACCCACTGGCTGTACATCTCCGTGATCATCGCCATCATTGCGGGCGTCGCCGTCGGGCTGCTCGCCCCGGAGACCGGCACCGACCTCAAGGTGCTGGGCACGATGTTCATCCAGCTCATCAAGATGATCATCGCCCCGGTGATCTTCTGCACCATCGTCCTCGGCATCGGCTCGGTGCGCTCGGCGGCCACGGTGGGCAAGGCGGGCGGCATCGCGCTGGCCTACTTCATCACCATGTCCACCTTCGCCTTGGGCGTGGGCCTCATCGTGGGCAACATCATCGAGCCGGGCGACGGCCTCAACATCGAGCCCGCGGCGGCCGGCGGTGCGGCGCACACCAACTCGGCGATCGCCATGATCCAGCACATCATCCCCGAGAGTTTCTTCAGCGCCTTCACCGGCTACGCCGTCGGCGAGGACGTCACCATGAAGGTCGACGTGCTGCAGGTGCTGTTCATTGCGGTGCTCGTCGGATTCGCCACGCAGGCGCTGGGCAAGGACGGCGAGCCGATCCTGCGCTTCGTCGCGGCGCTGCAGAAGCTCATCTTCAAGATCCTCAACTGGATCCTCTGGCTCGCCCCGATCGGCGCGTTCGGCGCCATGGCCGGCGTCGTCGGGCAGACCGGCCTGGACGCCGTCATCCAGCTGGGCATCCTCATCCTCGCGTTCTACCTCACCTGCATCATCTTCATCTTCGGCGTGCTGGGCGCGGTGCTGAAGATCTTCACCGGCCAGTCCATCTTCAAGCTGTGCCGCTACCTCAGCCGCGAGTTCCTGCTCATCTTCGCCACCTCCTCCTCCGAGTCTGCCCTGCCGAACCTCATGCGCAAGATGGAGCACCTGGGCGTGCACAAGTCGACGGTGGGCATCGTCGTGCCCACCGGTTACTCGTTCAACCTCGACGGCACGGCGATCTACCTGACCATGGCAGCGATCTTCATCTCCGACGCCATGAGCATGCCCATGGAACTCGGCGAGCAGATCGGCCTGCTGCTGTTCATGATGGTCGCGTCCAAGGGCGCGGCCGGCGTCTCCGGCGCGGGCATCGCGACGCTCACCGCGGGCCTGCAGGTGCACCGGCCGGACCTGGTCGACGGTGTCGGCATCCTCGTGGGCATCGACAAGTTCATGTCCGAGGCGCGTGCGCTGACCAACTTCGCCGGCAACTCCGTGGCCACGTTGCTCGTGGGCACGTGGACCAGGACCGTGGACAAGGAGCAGGTCGTGCGGGTGCTCAATGGGCAGGACCCCTACATCGAGACCGAGCTCGACGACGGCCACGGCAGCTTCCGCTCCGACCCGACCGTCGTGGACCCGGCGCACGAGCGCCTGCAGCCCACCCCGCAGATCAACGTGGACGCCTACACCGAGCGTTAG
- a CDS encoding 50S ribosomal protein L25/general stress protein Ctc, with protein MAKTPIIKADERKEFGKGPSRRLRVQRRLPGVLYGHNTENIHFHVDLLEMQALVRNNGTNAVLELEIDGQQHLAMVKHVDQNVLTFDIDHIDLLSIKRGEKVEVDVPVVTEGEVAPGAQLLQETDTLLLEADVLNIPEELTVNVEGLEPGAQITAADVTLPSGVTLVGEPEDLVVNVTFEEVAEVPEEGEEGEIAEDEDTPEDPSEVEATEESSETEEH; from the coding sequence ATGGCAAAGACCCCCATCATCAAGGCCGACGAGCGCAAGGAATTCGGCAAGGGCCCGTCCCGCCGCCTGCGCGTCCAGCGTCGTCTGCCCGGCGTGCTGTACGGCCACAACACGGAGAACATCCACTTCCACGTCGACCTGCTGGAGATGCAGGCACTGGTGCGTAACAACGGCACCAACGCCGTCCTCGAGCTCGAGATCGACGGCCAGCAGCACCTCGCGATGGTCAAGCACGTCGACCAGAACGTCCTGACCTTCGACATCGACCACATCGACCTGCTCTCCATCAAGCGCGGCGAAAAGGTCGAGGTCGACGTCCCCGTCGTCACCGAGGGCGAGGTGGCCCCGGGCGCTCAGCTGCTGCAGGAGACCGACACCCTGCTGCTCGAGGCCGACGTGCTCAACATTCCGGAAGAGCTCACGGTCAACGTCGAGGGCCTGGAGCCCGGCGCGCAGATCACCGCCGCCGACGTCACCCTGCCCTCCGGTGTCACCCTCGTGGGTGAGCCCGAGGACCTGGTCGTCAACGTCACCTTCGAGGAGGTCGCCGAGGTCCCCGAGGAAGGCGAAGAGGGCGAGATCGCCGAGGACGAGGACACCCCGGAGGATCCCTCCGAGGTCGAGGCCACCGAGGAGTCTTCGGAGACCGAGGAGCACTAG
- a CDS encoding NADPH-dependent FMN reductase produces the protein MTIGIILGSIRDGRAGESVGRWVTEQSQNREFDYTLIDLKEFDVPLMTSATVPMAANKQYDDERVNRWSEAIDACEGFVFVTPEYNHSVPGAFKNAFDSLGAEWAKKPVAFVGYGAAGGVRAVEAWRLATANFSMPDVRNQLDLNLFTEFGAGGFEPTERRVDALKAVFEELEDLVRRYR, from the coding sequence ATGACTATCGGCATCATCCTCGGAAGCATCCGCGACGGACGGGCGGGCGAATCGGTCGGCCGCTGGGTCACCGAGCAGTCGCAGAACCGCGAGTTCGACTACACCCTCATCGACCTCAAGGAGTTCGACGTCCCCCTGATGACGTCGGCGACTGTCCCGATGGCGGCGAACAAGCAGTACGACGACGAGCGTGTCAACCGCTGGTCCGAGGCCATTGACGCCTGTGAGGGTTTTGTCTTTGTCACCCCGGAGTACAACCACAGCGTCCCCGGCGCGTTCAAGAACGCCTTCGACTCCCTCGGCGCGGAGTGGGCGAAGAAGCCCGTCGCTTTCGTCGGCTACGGTGCCGCGGGCGGCGTGCGCGCGGTCGAGGCCTGGCGTCTGGCCACCGCCAACTTCTCCATGCCGGATGTGCGCAACCAGCTCGACCTCAACCTCTTCACCGAGTTCGGTGCCGGGGGGTTCGAGCCGACCGAGCGCCGCGTCGACGCGTTGAAGGCGGTCTTCGAGGAGCTCGAGGACCTGGTCCGCCGCTACCGCTGA